One Streptomyces mobaraensis NBRC 13819 = DSM 40847 DNA segment encodes these proteins:
- a CDS encoding serine hydrolase domain-containing protein, which translates to MTVSNPLDPAALDAALENVHRAGVPGLFAEVRDGDRVWRGAAGVADTATGRPVTADMRHRVGSITKTFTAAAVLRQVERGTIGLDTPIGRYLPELVPGARGAAITVRMLVNHTSGLAEYLPYAYPSLKSFPDLTGTRPESLDDHRFTRFDSADLIRMGVTAPPVGAPGGTPGFYSNTNYLLLGALLERVTGTTAEHCVTRDVIEPAGLRDTELPTGPHLHGPHPRMYEAWFGMIDPPRDYSDYDMSWVGPAGALISTVADLNRFYGLLLAGEIVTPSSLAEMRRTVPVVSQEGKTIAYGLGLHPMETPGRDTFWGHGGTVWGAGALSAVRADGGRRVSVAVNLQRWSGFDASGRPRPHPIDDALAAFHRLAMYG; encoded by the coding sequence ATGACCGTGAGCAACCCACTGGACCCCGCGGCGCTCGACGCCGCCCTGGAGAACGTCCACCGCGCCGGAGTACCGGGCCTGTTCGCCGAGGTGCGCGACGGCGACCGGGTCTGGCGCGGCGCCGCCGGCGTCGCCGACACCGCCACCGGCCGTCCCGTCACCGCCGACATGCGGCACCGCGTCGGCAGCATCACCAAGACCTTCACCGCCGCCGCGGTCCTGCGACAGGTGGAGAGGGGGACGATCGGCCTGGACACCCCGATCGGCCGGTACCTCCCGGAGCTGGTCCCCGGCGCACGCGGTGCGGCGATCACGGTCCGGATGCTCGTCAACCACACCAGCGGACTGGCCGAGTACCTGCCCTACGCCTACCCGTCCCTCAAGTCGTTCCCCGACCTCACCGGCACCCGCCCCGAGAGCCTGGACGACCACCGGTTCACCCGCTTCGACTCCGCCGACCTGATCAGGATGGGCGTCACCGCCCCTCCCGTCGGCGCCCCGGGCGGCACCCCGGGCTTCTACTCCAACACCAACTACCTGCTCCTCGGCGCCCTCCTGGAGCGGGTCACCGGCACCACGGCCGAGCACTGCGTCACCCGGGACGTCATCGAACCCGCCGGCCTCCGGGACACCGAGCTCCCCACCGGCCCCCACCTCCACGGCCCCCACCCGCGGATGTACGAGGCGTGGTTCGGCATGATCGACCCGCCGCGCGACTACAGCGACTACGACATGTCCTGGGTGGGACCGGCGGGCGCCCTGATATCGACCGTCGCGGACCTCAACCGCTTCTACGGCCTGCTGCTCGCCGGCGAGATCGTCACCCCGTCCTCGCTGGCGGAGATGCGGCGCACGGTCCCGGTCGTCTCCCAGGAGGGCAAGACCATCGCCTACGGCCTCGGCCTGCACCCGATGGAGACCCCCGGCCGGGACACCTTCTGGGGCCACGGCGGCACGGTCTGGGGCGCCGGAGCGCTGTCCGCGGTCCGGGCCGACGGCGGGCGGCGGGTGTCCGTCGCGGTCAACCTCCAGCGGTGGAGCGGGTTCGACGCCTCCGGCAGGCCGCGGCCCCATCCGATCGACGACGCGCTGGCCGCGTTCCACCGCCTCGCGATGTACGGCTGA
- a CDS encoding DUF6528 family protein, which yields MRRLLTAALLAAVALTGPAAGAQPRAGGGRGAAGTPIVAADQASRAVHVLRSEPRSWDVARGTGVLWSWSADGQAGLADLDPGSSWSNPSEAKLRELDGRRYLLATASGGLAAVVGYPGREVYWAAHTGPGNAHSIDLLPDGNVAVAASTGGFVRVYAASAGSRATRHAEVPLRGAHGVHWDPGTRLLWALGSRELVALRVGGPADDPGLAVVHRSALPTRDGHDLAPVLGTKGRLWVTTGTAVYQYATGRRRFVDYPLSSRISAPGVKSIGDDPATGRILVARPEPGHACVWCTSVLTFHRPDGTKRMVRGAMYKARWWTSRRD from the coding sequence GTGCGGCGCCTGCTGACGGCCGCCCTGCTGGCCGCCGTCGCGCTGACCGGCCCCGCCGCCGGCGCGCAGCCGAGGGCGGGCGGGGGCCGGGGCGCGGCGGGGACGCCCATCGTCGCGGCCGACCAGGCGAGCCGGGCCGTGCACGTCCTGCGGTCCGAGCCGCGGAGCTGGGACGTGGCCCGGGGCACCGGCGTCCTGTGGTCGTGGAGCGCCGACGGCCAGGCGGGACTCGCCGACCTGGACCCCGGCTCGTCGTGGAGCAACCCGAGCGAGGCCAAGCTCCGCGAACTCGACGGCCGCCGCTACCTGCTGGCCACCGCCTCCGGCGGACTGGCGGCGGTGGTCGGCTACCCCGGGCGGGAGGTGTACTGGGCCGCCCACACCGGGCCGGGCAACGCGCACAGCATCGACCTGCTGCCCGACGGCAACGTCGCCGTCGCGGCCAGCACCGGCGGCTTCGTCCGCGTCTACGCGGCCTCGGCCGGCTCCCGCGCCACCCGTCACGCGGAGGTGCCGCTGCGCGGCGCGCACGGCGTCCACTGGGACCCCGGGACCCGGCTGCTGTGGGCGCTCGGGAGCCGGGAGCTCGTCGCCCTGCGGGTGGGCGGACCGGCCGACGACCCCGGCCTGGCCGTCGTCCACCGCAGTGCCCTGCCGACCCGCGACGGCCACGACCTCGCCCCCGTCCTGGGCACGAAGGGCCGCCTCTGGGTGACCACCGGCACGGCCGTCTACCAGTACGCGACGGGCCGGCGCCGCTTCGTCGACTACCCGCTGAGCTCCCGGATCAGCGCTCCCGGCGTCAAGAGCATCGGCGACGACCCCGCCACCGGCCGGATCCTGGTGGCCCGGCCCGAACCGGGCCACGCCTGCGTCTGGTGCACGTCCGTCCTCACGTTCCACCGTCCGGACGGCACCAAGCGAATGGTGCGGGGCGCGATGTACAAGGCCCGCTGGTGGACCTCGCGCCGGGACTGA
- a CDS encoding SLC13 family permease gives MSAPLAESLSVVLLLAVLACTVVRPWGRSEAVFAVPAAGLVIAAGAVPLEHARAEAGRLGPVIGFLAAVLVLARLCDDEGLFRACGAWMARTAAGRPHRLLAQVFALASLITAVLSLDATIVLLTPVVFATVARLGARPGPHIHACAHLSNTASLLLPVSNLTNLLAFDATGLDFTRFAALMALPWLVAIGTEYVVFRRYFAADLAAGAQAPPAAAPAEVPVFALATVAGTLAGFVVTSAFGVEPAWAALAGAAVLAVRALARRRTTPGALLRAASVPFLAFVLALGVLVRAVVDNGLAGGLGRLVPDGTGLWALLALAALAALLANLVNNLPAVLVLLPLTAPAGPGAVLAVLLGVNIGPNLTYTGSLATLLWRRIVHEHDETVALGEFTRLGLLTVPAALVLSVTALWASLALIGP, from the coding sequence ATGAGCGCTCCCCTGGCCGAGTCCCTCTCCGTCGTCCTCCTCCTGGCGGTGCTGGCCTGCACGGTGGTCCGCCCCTGGGGGCGGTCCGAGGCGGTGTTCGCCGTTCCGGCGGCCGGTCTGGTGATCGCCGCCGGGGCGGTCCCCCTGGAGCACGCCCGCGCCGAGGCCGGGCGGCTCGGGCCGGTGATCGGTTTCCTGGCGGCCGTCCTGGTCCTCGCCCGGCTCTGCGACGACGAGGGGCTGTTCCGGGCCTGCGGTGCCTGGATGGCCCGTACCGCCGCCGGACGGCCGCACCGGCTCCTCGCCCAGGTCTTCGCCCTGGCCTCGCTGATCACCGCCGTCCTCAGCCTGGACGCCACGATCGTGCTGCTGACGCCGGTGGTCTTCGCCACCGTGGCCCGGCTCGGCGCCCGGCCGGGTCCGCACATACACGCCTGCGCCCACCTGTCGAACACGGCGTCGCTCCTCCTCCCCGTCTCCAACCTCACCAACCTCCTCGCGTTCGACGCGACGGGCCTGGACTTCACCCGGTTCGCGGCCCTGATGGCGCTGCCCTGGCTGGTCGCCATCGGGACGGAGTACGTGGTGTTCCGGCGCTACTTCGCCGCCGACCTGGCCGCAGGCGCCCAGGCGCCGCCCGCCGCCGCCCCGGCCGAGGTGCCGGTGTTCGCCCTGGCCACGGTGGCGGGCACGCTGGCGGGCTTCGTCGTCACCTCCGCGTTCGGGGTCGAGCCCGCGTGGGCCGCCCTCGCCGGGGCGGCCGTGCTCGCGGTCCGCGCCCTGGCCCGGCGCCGTACGACGCCCGGCGCCCTGCTGCGGGCCGCGTCGGTGCCGTTCCTCGCCTTCGTCCTGGCCCTGGGCGTCCTGGTCCGCGCGGTCGTCGACAACGGGCTCGCCGGCGGTCTCGGCCGGCTGGTCCCGGACGGCACCGGGCTGTGGGCCCTGCTCGCCCTCGCGGCGCTGGCCGCCCTGCTGGCGAACCTCGTCAACAACCTCCCCGCCGTCCTGGTGCTGCTGCCGCTCACCGCCCCCGCCGGCCCCGGCGCGGTGCTCGCGGTCCTGCTCGGGGTCAACATCGGCCCCAACCTCACCTACACCGGGTCCCTGGCCACCCTGCTCTGGCGGCGCATCGTGCACGAGCACGACGAGACGGTCGCGCTGGGCGAGTTCACCCGCCTCGGCCTGCTCACCGTGCCCGCCGCCCTGGTGCTGTCGGTGACGGCGCTGTGGGCGTCGCTCGCCCTCATCGGCCCCTGA
- the ligD gene encoding non-homologous end-joining DNA ligase — translation MAETLELTVGERTVRLSNPQKVYFPERGYTKYDVARYYLSVGDGVLRALRDRPTTLERYPDGVEGESFFQKRAPKNLPDWIPTGRIAFPSGRYADEICPTETAAVLWAANLGCLTFHPWPVRRDDTDHPDELRIDLDPQPGTGYADAVRAALELRGLLDELGLTGWPKTSGGRGLHVFVPIAPRWTFVQVRRAAIAVARELERRMPEHVTSAWWKEERGAKVFVDYNQTARDRTIAGAYSVRPRPHAPVSAPLRWDELESAVPEDFDITTMPARYAELGDVHADMEDHPCALDAALELAARDEREHGLGDLPYPPEHPKMEGEPKRVQPSRAKKAAQGGGDGKDAAG, via the coding sequence ATGGCAGAGACGCTGGAGCTCACCGTCGGCGAGCGGACGGTACGGCTGTCCAACCCCCAGAAGGTCTACTTCCCGGAGCGCGGCTACACCAAGTACGACGTCGCCCGCTACTACCTGAGCGTCGGCGACGGCGTCCTGCGCGCCCTGCGGGACCGTCCGACCACCCTGGAGCGCTATCCCGACGGCGTCGAGGGCGAGTCGTTCTTCCAGAAGCGGGCGCCCAAGAACCTCCCCGACTGGATCCCCACCGGCCGGATCGCCTTCCCCAGCGGCCGGTACGCCGACGAGATCTGCCCCACCGAGACCGCCGCCGTCCTCTGGGCCGCCAACCTCGGCTGCCTCACCTTCCACCCCTGGCCCGTCCGGCGGGACGACACCGACCACCCCGACGAACTGCGCATCGACCTCGACCCGCAGCCCGGCACCGGGTACGCCGACGCCGTGCGCGCCGCGCTGGAACTGCGCGGGCTCCTCGACGAGCTGGGGCTGACCGGCTGGCCCAAGACCTCCGGCGGCCGGGGGCTGCACGTCTTCGTGCCCATCGCCCCGCGCTGGACCTTCGTCCAGGTGCGGCGGGCCGCCATCGCCGTCGCCCGCGAGCTGGAGCGGCGGATGCCCGAGCACGTCACCTCCGCCTGGTGGAAGGAGGAGCGCGGGGCCAAGGTCTTCGTCGACTACAACCAGACCGCCCGCGACCGCACCATCGCCGGCGCCTACTCCGTCCGGCCCCGCCCGCACGCCCCCGTCTCCGCGCCGCTCCGCTGGGACGAGCTGGAGAGCGCCGTCCCCGAGGACTTCGACATCACCACCATGCCGGCCCGGTACGCCGAACTCGGCGACGTGCACGCGGACATGGAGGACCACCCCTGCGCCCTGGACGCCGCCCTGGAACTCGCCGCCCGCGACGAGCGCGAGCACGGACTCGGCGACCTGCCGTACCCGCCGGAGCACCCCAAGATGGAGGGCGAGCCCAAGCGCGTCCAGCCCAGCCGGGCGAAGAAGGCGGCCCAGGGCGGCGGGGACGGAAAGGATGCCGCCGGCTGA
- a CDS encoding ATP-dependent DNA ligase, whose translation MDLPVMPPVEPMLAKSAATIPPGMQYEAKWDGFRAVVFRDGDELELGSRSGRPLTRYFPELVAALKDRVPERCVLDGEIVVARGGRLDFDALLERIHPAASRVRRLAETTPAAFVAFDLLALGDASLLATPQRERRRALEDALRAAGDPVFTAPVTYELDVAHGWFERFEGAGLDGVIAKPPDLPYRPGERVMVKVKHERTADCVVAGLRPHKSGPVVGSLLLGLYDAGGRLQHVGVCGAFTMKRRQELMAELEPLRMPTAEGHPWQDWADADAQAATRLPGGPSRWTGKKDLSWIPLRPERVCEVAYDHMQGDRFRHTARFRRWRPDREPAGCTYAQLEEPVSYDLAEVLGG comes from the coding sequence ATGGACCTTCCGGTGATGCCGCCCGTGGAGCCGATGCTGGCCAAGTCCGCGGCGACGATCCCCCCGGGCATGCAGTACGAGGCGAAGTGGGACGGTTTCCGGGCCGTCGTCTTCCGGGACGGCGACGAACTGGAGCTGGGCAGCCGCTCGGGCCGCCCGCTGACCCGCTACTTTCCGGAGCTCGTGGCGGCCCTGAAGGACCGCGTACCGGAACGCTGTGTGCTCGACGGCGAGATCGTCGTCGCCCGCGGCGGCCGGCTCGACTTCGACGCCCTGCTGGAACGCATCCATCCAGCGGCCTCCCGGGTACGCCGTCTGGCCGAGACCACCCCCGCCGCGTTCGTCGCCTTCGACCTGCTGGCCCTCGGCGACGCGTCCCTGCTGGCCACCCCGCAGCGCGAGCGCCGCCGGGCGCTGGAGGACGCGCTCCGCGCCGCCGGCGACCCGGTCTTCACCGCGCCCGTCACCTACGAACTCGACGTCGCCCACGGCTGGTTCGAGCGGTTCGAGGGCGCCGGCCTGGACGGCGTGATCGCCAAACCGCCGGACCTGCCGTACCGGCCCGGCGAGCGCGTCATGGTCAAGGTCAAGCACGAGCGGACGGCCGACTGCGTCGTCGCGGGCCTGCGCCCGCACAAGAGCGGGCCGGTGGTCGGCTCGCTGCTGCTGGGCCTGTACGACGCCGGGGGCCGGCTCCAGCACGTCGGCGTGTGCGGCGCGTTCACCATGAAGCGGCGGCAGGAGCTGATGGCGGAGCTGGAACCGCTGCGCATGCCCACCGCCGAGGGCCACCCCTGGCAGGACTGGGCCGACGCCGACGCCCAGGCCGCCACCCGCCTCCCGGGCGGCCCCAGCCGCTGGACGGGCAAGAAGGACCTCTCCTGGATCCCGCTGCGCCCGGAGCGCGTCTGCGAGGTCGCCTACGACCACATGCAGGGCGACCGCTTCCGCCACACCGCCCGCTTCCGCCGCTGGCGCCCGGACCGCGAGCCGGCCGGGTGCACGTACGCGCAGCTGGAGGAGCCGGTGTCGTACGACCTGGCGGAGGTGCTGGGGGGTTGA
- a CDS encoding glycosyltransferase family 2 protein — MAVSAREARLAAARGGQAANVSGEGAAAAGLPAGGIAAGGLPFDGGPADVVPALGGRGGSAPGGPGTPGSGGGTPGGPGGGGPDGPRGGGPVAPASSEPPPDYDYDGFSRLAGELTEPPAGVYRVRYRRLVAGGIRGQLGALLLVTAAPLVSLALLVWLMQPDHWVERPFIDDWERAADAVMTLSIGLIETFRLVNVVSNAHATWVARDPVPVRAQPGTRVAFLTSFVPGKEPLSMVRATLEGAVRVRHDGVLDVWLLDEGDDPEVKRLCERLGVRHFTRKGVERWNQPSGSFRARTKHGNYNAWLDAHGDDYEFMACVDTDHVPLPNFLERMMGYFRDPDVAFVVGPQVYGNYTTAVTKAAESQQFLFHALIQRAGNAYGAPMFVGTSNCVRVSVLRQIGGLYDSITEDMATGLEIHRRRNPATGRRWRSVYTPDVLAVGEGPSSWTDFFSQQLRWSRGTYETLLRQFWRAVWTMSPGRVVNYSLMVAYYPMAALNWVLGAVSCVLFLALGASGINVESQVWLMLYGDAAALQVGLYVWNRRHNVSPHEPAGSSGTAGMLMSALSAPLYARSLGEALLRRRSRFVVTPKGDSASPDRVLTFRTHLTWGAVLAFALLASVVLSHAHTAMRVWAFLGLLTTLIPLGVWQAGLRAQRRRGPLPALADGGPGGTQGGGQEPEAARPVGQRTPV, encoded by the coding sequence GTGGCGGTTTCTGCGCGTGAGGCCCGGCTGGCGGCGGCCCGTGGAGGGCAGGCCGCGAACGTGTCCGGCGAGGGGGCGGCCGCCGCCGGCCTCCCGGCGGGCGGGATCGCCGCCGGGGGCCTGCCGTTCGACGGCGGACCGGCCGACGTCGTCCCCGCCCTGGGTGGCCGCGGCGGCTCCGCCCCCGGCGGACCCGGCACCCCCGGCTCGGGCGGCGGCACCCCGGGCGGTCCGGGCGGCGGCGGTCCCGACGGCCCGCGCGGCGGCGGACCGGTCGCCCCCGCGTCGTCCGAACCCCCGCCGGACTACGACTACGACGGATTCAGCAGACTGGCGGGCGAGTTGACCGAACCCCCCGCCGGCGTCTACCGGGTCCGCTACCGGCGGCTGGTCGCCGGTGGCATCCGCGGACAACTCGGAGCCCTGCTGCTGGTGACGGCGGCCCCGCTGGTCTCCCTCGCCCTGCTGGTGTGGCTGATGCAGCCGGACCACTGGGTCGAGCGCCCGTTCATCGACGACTGGGAGCGCGCCGCCGACGCCGTGATGACGCTCTCCATCGGCCTCATCGAGACCTTCCGCCTCGTCAACGTGGTCTCCAACGCCCACGCCACCTGGGTGGCCCGCGACCCCGTCCCGGTCCGCGCCCAGCCGGGCACCCGGGTCGCGTTCCTCACCAGCTTCGTCCCGGGCAAGGAACCGCTGTCCATGGTCCGCGCCACCCTGGAGGGCGCGGTCCGGGTCCGGCACGACGGCGTGCTGGACGTCTGGCTGCTCGACGAGGGCGACGATCCCGAGGTGAAGCGGCTCTGCGAGCGGCTCGGCGTACGGCACTTCACCCGCAAGGGCGTCGAGCGCTGGAACCAGCCCTCGGGCAGCTTCCGGGCCCGCACCAAGCACGGCAACTACAACGCCTGGCTCGACGCGCACGGCGACGACTACGAGTTCATGGCCTGCGTGGACACCGACCACGTACCGCTGCCCAACTTCCTGGAACGGATGATGGGTTACTTCCGCGACCCCGACGTCGCCTTCGTGGTCGGCCCGCAGGTCTACGGCAACTACACCACCGCCGTCACCAAGGCCGCCGAGAGCCAGCAGTTCCTCTTCCACGCCCTCATCCAGCGGGCCGGCAACGCCTACGGCGCCCCCATGTTCGTCGGCACCAGCAACTGCGTCCGCGTCAGTGTCCTCCGCCAGATCGGAGGCCTCTACGACTCGATCACCGAGGACATGGCCACCGGCCTGGAGATCCACCGCCGCCGCAACCCCGCCACCGGCCGCCGCTGGCGCTCCGTCTACACCCCCGACGTCCTCGCCGTCGGCGAGGGGCCCTCCTCCTGGACCGACTTCTTCTCCCAGCAACTGCGCTGGTCCCGCGGCACCTACGAGACGCTGCTCCGCCAGTTCTGGCGGGCCGTCTGGACGATGTCACCCGGGCGCGTCGTCAACTACTCGCTCATGGTGGCCTATTACCCGATGGCGGCCCTCAACTGGGTGCTCGGCGCCGTCTCCTGCGTCCTCTTTCTCGCCCTCGGCGCGTCCGGTATCAACGTCGAGTCCCAGGTGTGGCTGATGCTCTACGGGGACGCGGCGGCCCTCCAGGTCGGCCTCTACGTCTGGAACCGCCGCCACAACGTCAGCCCCCACGAACCGGCCGGCTCCTCCGGCACCGCGGGCATGCTGATGTCCGCCCTCTCGGCGCCGCTGTACGCCCGGTCGCTGGGTGAGGCCCTGTTGCGCCGCCGCTCCCGGTTCGTCGTCACGCCGAAGGGCGACTCCGCCAGCCCGGACCGGGTGCTGACCTTCCGCACCCATCTGACCTGGGGCGCCGTCCTCGCGTTCGCGCTCCTCGCCTCGGTCGTGCTCAGCCACGCCCACACGGCGATGCGGGTCTGGGCCTTCCTGGGGCTGCTGACGACGCTCATCCCGCTGGGCGTGTGGCAGGCGGGCCTGCGGGCGCAGCGCCGCCGCGGGCCGCTGCCCGCCCTGGCGGACGGCGGCCCGGGCGGCACCCAGGGCGGCGGCCAGGAACCGGAGGCCGCCCGGCCGGTGGGGCAGCGGACGCCGGTGTAG
- a CDS encoding DUF6126 family protein, translating into MADSEKYAEKAIGWRVLIYIVLGHLLAGFIWLLFYLGSHASH; encoded by the coding sequence ATGGCAGACAGCGAGAAGTACGCCGAGAAGGCGATCGGCTGGCGCGTGCTGATCTACATCGTCCTCGGCCACCTGCTGGCCGGTTTCATCTGGCTGCTCTTCTACCTCGGATCGCACGCCTCGCACTGA
- a CDS encoding DUF6233 domain-containing protein, which produces MEELFSPDELDRIEAAAHRVGRSPNDWIREIVLKRLSGDSDQTHISQRRTLRPDFEDAVWPITLYRRSGGVLQELHHAGCWVPKGGEDTLTTAEARAQMATHDVRPCDACQPERFLTPYA; this is translated from the coding sequence ATGGAGGAGCTCTTCAGCCCAGACGAACTCGACCGTATCGAGGCCGCGGCGCATCGAGTCGGCCGCTCCCCGAACGACTGGATCCGCGAGATCGTGCTCAAACGTCTCTCCGGGGACTCCGATCAGACGCACATCTCCCAGCGGCGGACCCTGCGCCCCGATTTCGAGGACGCGGTCTGGCCCATCACCCTCTACCGCCGTTCCGGCGGTGTGCTCCAGGAACTGCACCACGCCGGGTGCTGGGTGCCGAAGGGCGGCGAGGACACCCTGACGACCGCCGAGGCGCGGGCCCAGATGGCCACCCACGACGTCCGCCCCTGCGATGCCTGCCAGCCCGAGCGGTTCCTCACTCCGTACGCCTGA